Proteins encoded by one window of Nomascus leucogenys isolate Asia chromosome 19, Asia_NLE_v1, whole genome shotgun sequence:
- the PSMB6 gene encoding proteasome subunit beta type-6 isoform X1, with amino-acid sequence MAATLLAARGAGPAPAWGPEAFTPDWESREVSTGTTIMAVQFDGGVVLGADSRTTTGSYIANRVTDKLTPIHDHIFCCRSGSAADTQAVADAVTYQLGFHRCIELNEPPLVHTAASLFKEMCYRYREDLMAGIIIAGWDPQEGGQVYSVPMGGMMVRQSFAIGGSGSSYIYGYVDATYREGMTKEECLQFTANALALAMERDGSSGGVIRLAAIAESGVERQVLLGDQIPKFAIATLPPP; translated from the exons ATGGCGGCTACCTTACTAGCTGCTCGAGGAGCCGGGCCGGCACCGGCTTGGGGGCCGGAGGCCTTCACTCCAGATTGGGAAAGCCGAGAAGTCTCCACTGGG aCCACTATCATGGCCGTGCAATTTGACGGGGGCGTGGTTCTGGGGGCGGACTCCAGAACAACCACTGG GTCCTACATCGCCAATCGAGTGACTGACAAGCTGACACCTATTCACGACCACATTTTCTGCTGTCGCTCAGGCTcagctgctgatacccaggcagtAGCTGATGCTGTCACTTACCAGCTCGGTTTCCACAGGTG CATTGAACTGAATGAGCCTCCACTGGTCCACACAGCAGCCAGCCTCTTTAAGGAGATGTGTTACCGATACCGGGAAGACCTGATGGCGGGAATCATCATCGCAGGCTGGGACCCTCAAGAAGGAGGGCAG GTGTACTCAGTGCCTATGGGGGGTATGATGGTAAGGCAGTCCTTTGCCATTGGAGGCTCCGGGAGCTCCTACATCTATGGCTATGTTGATGCTACCTACCGGGAAGGCATGACCAAGGAAGAGTGTCTGCAATTCACTGCCAATG CTCTCGCTTTGGCCATGGAGCGGGATGGCTCCAGTGGGGGAGTGATCCGCCTGGCAGCCATTGCAGAGTCAGGGGTAGAGCGGCAAGTACTTTTGGGAGACCAGATACCCAAATTCGCCATTGCCACTTTACCACCCCCCTGA
- the PSMB6 gene encoding proteasome subunit beta type-6 isoform X4, translating into MAATLLAARGAGPAPAWGPEAFTPDWESREVSTGTTIMAVQFDGGVVLGADSRTTTGSYIANRVTDKLTPIHDHIFCCRSGSAADTQAVADAVTYQLGFHSIELNEPPLVHTAASLFKEMCYRYREDLMAGIIIAGWDPQEGGQVYSVPMGGMMVRQSFAIGGSGSSYIYGYVDATYREGMTKEECLQFTANAFSFYPQLSLWPWSGMAPVGE; encoded by the exons ATGGCGGCTACCTTACTAGCTGCTCGAGGAGCCGGGCCGGCACCGGCTTGGGGGCCGGAGGCCTTCACTCCAGATTGGGAAAGCCGAGAAGTCTCCACTGGG aCCACTATCATGGCCGTGCAATTTGACGGGGGCGTGGTTCTGGGGGCGGACTCCAGAACAACCACTGG GTCCTACATCGCCAATCGAGTGACTGACAAGCTGACACCTATTCACGACCACATTTTCTGCTGTCGCTCAGGCTcagctgctgatacccaggcagtAGCTGATGCTGTCACTTACCAGCTCGGTTTCCACAG CATTGAACTGAATGAGCCTCCACTGGTCCACACAGCAGCCAGCCTCTTTAAGGAGATGTGTTACCGATACCGGGAAGACCTGATGGCGGGAATCATCATCGCAGGCTGGGACCCTCAAGAAGGAGGGCAG GTGTACTCAGTGCCTATGGGGGGTATGATGGTAAGGCAGTCCTTTGCCATTGGAGGCTCCGGGAGCTCCTACATCTATGGCTATGTTGATGCTACCTACCGGGAAGGCATGACCAAGGAAGAGTGTCTGCAATTCACTGCCAATG CTTTCTCCTTTTATCCACAGCTCTCGCTTTGGCCATGGAGCGGGATGGCTCCAGTGGGGGAGTGA
- the PSMB6 gene encoding proteasome subunit beta type-6 isoform X2: MAATLLAARGAGPAPAWGPEAFTPDWESREVSTGTTIMAVQFDGGVVLGADSRTTTGSYIANRVTDKLTPIHDHIFCCRSGSAADTQAVADAVTYQLGFHSIELNEPPLVHTAASLFKEMCYRYREDLMAGIIIAGWDPQEGGQVYSVPMGGMMVRQSFAIGGSGSSYIYGYVDATYREGMTKEECLQFTANALALAMERDGSSGGVIRLAAIAESGVERQVLLGDQIPKFAIATLPPP; this comes from the exons ATGGCGGCTACCTTACTAGCTGCTCGAGGAGCCGGGCCGGCACCGGCTTGGGGGCCGGAGGCCTTCACTCCAGATTGGGAAAGCCGAGAAGTCTCCACTGGG aCCACTATCATGGCCGTGCAATTTGACGGGGGCGTGGTTCTGGGGGCGGACTCCAGAACAACCACTGG GTCCTACATCGCCAATCGAGTGACTGACAAGCTGACACCTATTCACGACCACATTTTCTGCTGTCGCTCAGGCTcagctgctgatacccaggcagtAGCTGATGCTGTCACTTACCAGCTCGGTTTCCACAG CATTGAACTGAATGAGCCTCCACTGGTCCACACAGCAGCCAGCCTCTTTAAGGAGATGTGTTACCGATACCGGGAAGACCTGATGGCGGGAATCATCATCGCAGGCTGGGACCCTCAAGAAGGAGGGCAG GTGTACTCAGTGCCTATGGGGGGTATGATGGTAAGGCAGTCCTTTGCCATTGGAGGCTCCGGGAGCTCCTACATCTATGGCTATGTTGATGCTACCTACCGGGAAGGCATGACCAAGGAAGAGTGTCTGCAATTCACTGCCAATG CTCTCGCTTTGGCCATGGAGCGGGATGGCTCCAGTGGGGGAGTGATCCGCCTGGCAGCCATTGCAGAGTCAGGGGTAGAGCGGCAAGTACTTTTGGGAGACCAGATACCCAAATTCGCCATTGCCACTTTACCACCCCCCTGA
- the PSMB6 gene encoding proteasome subunit beta type-6 isoform X3: MAATLLAARGAGPAPAWGPEAFTPDWESREVSTGTTIMAVQFDGGVVLGADSRTTTGIELNEPPLVHTAASLFKEMCYRYREDLMAGIIIAGWDPQEGGQVYSVPMGGMMVRQSFAIGGSGSSYIYGYVDATYREGMTKEECLQFTANALALAMERDGSSGGVIRLAAIAESGVERQVLLGDQIPKFAIATLPPP; encoded by the exons ATGGCGGCTACCTTACTAGCTGCTCGAGGAGCCGGGCCGGCACCGGCTTGGGGGCCGGAGGCCTTCACTCCAGATTGGGAAAGCCGAGAAGTCTCCACTGGG aCCACTATCATGGCCGTGCAATTTGACGGGGGCGTGGTTCTGGGGGCGGACTCCAGAACAACCACTGG CATTGAACTGAATGAGCCTCCACTGGTCCACACAGCAGCCAGCCTCTTTAAGGAGATGTGTTACCGATACCGGGAAGACCTGATGGCGGGAATCATCATCGCAGGCTGGGACCCTCAAGAAGGAGGGCAG GTGTACTCAGTGCCTATGGGGGGTATGATGGTAAGGCAGTCCTTTGCCATTGGAGGCTCCGGGAGCTCCTACATCTATGGCTATGTTGATGCTACCTACCGGGAAGGCATGACCAAGGAAGAGTGTCTGCAATTCACTGCCAATG CTCTCGCTTTGGCCATGGAGCGGGATGGCTCCAGTGGGGGAGTGATCCGCCTGGCAGCCATTGCAGAGTCAGGGGTAGAGCGGCAAGTACTTTTGGGAGACCAGATACCCAAATTCGCCATTGCCACTTTACCACCCCCCTGA